The following coding sequences are from one Gemmatimonadaceae bacterium window:
- a CDS encoding helix-turn-helix transcriptional regulator yields the protein MARNDVAQLLKTARLQAGMTQRDLARKAHTAQSVVARVELGETSPTWHTLARLLRAAGFNVVPELKRIRRLDRSELDDVARILRLTPEERLLEAAHVSRFLAAARRV from the coding sequence ATGGCCCGCAACGATGTCGCTCAGCTGTTGAAGACCGCCAGGCTCCAGGCGGGCATGACCCAGCGCGACCTTGCGCGGAAGGCGCACACGGCGCAGTCCGTTGTGGCGCGCGTCGAGCTAGGCGAAACCAGTCCGACATGGCATACGCTCGCGCGGCTGCTCCGCGCAGCGGGGTTCAACGTGGTGCCCGAGCTGAAAAGAATTCGCAGGCTCGACCGGTCGGAGCTCGACGATGTCGCGCGGATTCTCCGCCTGACTCCGGAGGAACGCCTCCTCGAGGCGGCGCACGTGAGTCGCTTCCTCGCCGCGGCGCGTCGTGTCTGA
- a CDS encoding S8 family serine peptidase: MRTRTYLARWSVIVPAIAVLTACSDAVSPTSPRAAPDPTATLVATDGSIPGNYIVVANWSADVLALTAQYGIEPKYVYEHLINGFAAAFPTEVANALAADPRVLKISVQRQYSKVETVTQAHATWGIDRIDQRALPMDSSYSYDFTGAGVTSYIIDTGIRYSHSEFEGRAVRGFDAFAADPADPLLGYDGSGDCDGHGTHVSGTVGGKTWGVAKKVKLVGVRVLNCAGYGSDADVIAGMDWVAKNATLPASANMSLGDVVPTKTLGTNGPVDDAVKALIASGVTLAVAAGNGWGNGTVGADACMFPISNVPEAITVAASTKTDTRTTWTNYGACIDVFAPGSSVMSSTFDNDTSFGTKSGTSMAAPHVAGVASLILQQAPGATPQQVRDIIVSQATQNIILPTTTNNGHTMNSHLLYSRAVAPAALVGKPPKNPKPCTPKRQHNGEC, encoded by the coding sequence ATGCGAACGCGAACCTACCTTGCCCGGTGGTCCGTCATCGTCCCCGCCATCGCAGTGCTCACCGCCTGCAGCGACGCCGTTTCACCCACAAGTCCGCGCGCCGCGCCGGACCCGACAGCTACCCTCGTGGCCACCGACGGCTCCATTCCAGGCAACTATATAGTTGTTGCCAACTGGAGCGCCGACGTTCTCGCGCTCACCGCGCAATACGGCATCGAGCCGAAGTACGTGTACGAGCATCTCATCAACGGATTCGCGGCTGCCTTCCCCACGGAAGTCGCGAACGCACTCGCTGCCGATCCGCGCGTCCTCAAAATCTCGGTACAGCGCCAGTACTCGAAGGTCGAAACTGTCACCCAGGCGCATGCTACGTGGGGCATCGACCGCATCGACCAGCGCGCGCTGCCGATGGACTCGAGCTACTCCTACGACTTCACGGGAGCCGGCGTCACCTCGTACATCATCGACACCGGGATCCGTTACTCGCACAGCGAGTTCGAGGGGCGAGCCGTGCGCGGGTTCGACGCCTTCGCCGCCGACCCAGCCGATCCCCTACTCGGCTACGACGGGTCGGGTGATTGCGACGGGCACGGCACCCACGTCTCAGGTACGGTAGGTGGAAAAACGTGGGGCGTCGCCAAGAAGGTGAAGCTGGTCGGCGTCCGAGTGCTGAACTGCGCCGGTTATGGATCGGATGCAGACGTCATCGCCGGAATGGACTGGGTCGCGAAGAACGCAACCCTTCCCGCCTCGGCCAACATGTCACTCGGCGACGTCGTCCCGACCAAGACGCTCGGAACCAACGGCCCGGTTGACGACGCGGTCAAGGCACTCATCGCTTCGGGCGTGACGCTCGCTGTCGCTGCCGGCAACGGCTGGGGCAATGGGACCGTTGGCGCCGACGCGTGCATGTTCCCGATCTCGAACGTCCCCGAAGCGATCACGGTCGCGGCCAGCACGAAGACTGACACGCGTACGACGTGGACGAACTACGGCGCATGCATCGACGTCTTTGCGCCGGGCTCGAGCGTAATGTCGTCGACGTTCGACAACGACACATCGTTTGGCACGAAGAGCGGCACATCCATGGCGGCCCCGCACGTCGCCGGCGTGGCGTCCCTGATTCTTCAACAGGCACCCGGCGCCACACCGCAGCAGGTGCGCGACATCATCGTGAGCCAGGCGACGCAGAACATCATCCTGCCGACCACGACGAACAACGGTCACACGATGAACAGCCATCTGCTCTACAGCAGAGCGGTGGCGCCGGCCGCACTCGTTGGTAAGCCGCCGAAGAACCCCAAGCCGTGCACTCCGAAGCGGCAGCACAACGGAGAGTGCTGA
- a CDS encoding immunoglobulin-like domain-containing protein, with translation MNRFAVVAQQISKWRIKMRFQMRTALVALLAGAVTLGGCGGLLGRGGSSGAYQITTNRDQYNRGSTGEATIRNTSDKTIEYNLCQRRLERRVDNSWVVVFEWPTAGGACTAEARSLAKGASINALFDIPTGMSAGTYRVVFTGLLGEDGRPVPPDRAASRPFEVR, from the coding sequence GTGAATCGTTTCGCAGTCGTCGCCCAGCAGATCTCAAAGTGGAGGATCAAGATGCGGTTTCAAATGCGAACGGCGCTCGTTGCACTTCTCGCAGGTGCGGTTACACTCGGCGGCTGCGGCGGTCTGCTCGGTCGCGGCGGCTCGTCGGGTGCTTATCAGATCACGACGAACAGAGATCAATACAACCGTGGCAGCACGGGCGAAGCGACGATTCGGAATACGTCCGATAAGACGATCGAGTACAACCTCTGTCAGCGTCGCCTCGAGAGAAGGGTGGACAACAGCTGGGTCGTGGTTTTCGAGTGGCCGACGGCCGGCGGTGCCTGCACCGCGGAGGCGAGGTCGCTCGCCAAAGGGGCGTCGATCAACGCGCTTTTCGATATCCCCACCGGAATGTCGGCAGGTACCTATCGAGTCGTGTTTACCGGTTTGCTCGGTGAGGACGGAAGGCCAGTGCCGCCGGATCGCGCAGCGTCTCGGCCATTCGAGGTTCGCTAG
- a CDS encoding ATP-binding protein — protein MPTPIRDFIAGRIGGRRAVETIDTRRTFADVILPPRTRAQLDEALSLVRSHALIFTQWGLGERHSSGLGLAFNFAGPPGTGKTICAEAIATALGKKLLSVRYAEMESMWAGETPKNVAAVFRMAAEEDAVLFFDEADAIASRRTTGAVQGYARESNTVVNVLLKELEAFNGVVIFATNLAVNFDPAFERRIRTHVLFEMPGVDEREQIWKVQIHPSKTPLADDVNFRDLAERYLVSGGDIKNAVLKAATMAAAEPGIDEAKRIHHWQMERAMAEVMGGKSVMQQSLFGDEAPSSEDRLMRAIEAAELRWRKTGQAAVLIAGFGAVLGLIALVVAVVR, from the coding sequence ATGCCTACCCCCATCCGCGATTTCATCGCTGGCCGAATTGGCGGCCGCCGAGCGGTCGAGACAATCGACACGCGCCGCACGTTTGCCGATGTAATCCTCCCGCCTCGCACGCGCGCGCAGCTTGACGAGGCGTTGAGTCTGGTGCGAAGCCACGCGCTGATCTTCACCCAGTGGGGCCTGGGCGAGCGGCACTCGAGCGGCCTCGGCCTGGCGTTCAACTTTGCCGGCCCGCCCGGCACCGGAAAAACCATCTGTGCCGAGGCGATCGCGACCGCGCTCGGCAAGAAGCTGCTGTCGGTGCGGTACGCCGAGATGGAGTCGATGTGGGCGGGTGAGACGCCGAAGAACGTCGCCGCGGTGTTCAGGATGGCTGCCGAGGAGGATGCGGTTCTCTTCTTCGATGAAGCCGACGCGATTGCTTCACGTCGCACGACCGGTGCGGTGCAGGGGTATGCGCGCGAATCGAATACCGTCGTGAATGTTCTGCTCAAGGAGCTCGAGGCGTTCAACGGTGTCGTGATCTTTGCGACAAACCTCGCCGTGAACTTCGACCCCGCGTTCGAGCGCCGCATTAGAACTCACGTGTTGTTCGAGATGCCGGGCGTCGACGAGCGTGAGCAGATCTGGAAAGTACAGATCCATCCATCCAAGACTCCGCTGGCGGACGATGTGAATTTTCGCGATCTGGCGGAGAGATACCTGGTGAGCGGCGGCGACATCAAGAATGCCGTTCTCAAGGCAGCGACGATGGCTGCGGCGGAGCCGGGGATTGACGAGGCCAAGCGAATTCATCACTGGCAGATGGAGCGGGCCATGGCCGAGGTAATGGGCGGGAAGAGCGTGATGCAACAGTCGCTCTTCGGGGACGAGGCTCCGTCGAGCGAAGATCGGCTGATGCGCGCCATCGAAGCCGCCGAGCTGCGATGGAGAAAGACCGGGCAGGCGGCTGTGCTGATTGCAGGCTTTGGTGCAGTGCTCGGGCTGATCGCCCTCGTCGTTGCCGTCGTGCGCTGA
- a CDS encoding protein kinase → MQTDALERVTRTLADRYHVERLIGEGGMATVYLARDLKHDRDVALKILNPELGAVLGTDRFLAEIRVTARLQHPNLLPLFDSGDAEGILFYVMPFVEGESLRARLERERQLPLDETIHIAAAVANGLDYAHDHSVIHRDLKPENILLQSGQPLIADFGIALAVTVAGGQRVTQTGLSLGTPQYMSPEQATGDRQIDRRTDIYSLGAVVYEMLTGEPPHTGGTVQAIVAKVLTERPRRVRLMRPSVPEHVEQAIDSALEKVPADRWQSAGDFADALRGRARTLPSTSRSYSAAEASASARTLGSRLRDPIVVAAVALAVAASGFAAWSSMKSEPQALSGPVRFAFAAPEEVASVIGTLDISPDGRNIVYLASVGGMNALALRSLDSLAPRLLEGVTAPESPTFSPDGRWVAFLSGSALKKISVDGGPVITLTEWTRPRIGLYAIRWSDDGILVGSERGLFLVPPSGGEPRLFAPIDSARGETFRAGPQPIPGTHAVLFASGRAAPSPPRIGVTIVPTGKTKDLGILGFNALGVVAGHLLYLANEVVMAVPFDLKKLETTGTPVPVLDRVNGVGQIALSQAGTLVYRMGSGADQPSLVSRDSVQPLLPVGRYTHAAYSPDGRRIALSLLDGDKIDIAVYDIAARSLTRLTTDGSGNDRPEWTPDGTRIIYRSTRQGKEALWWQPVDGSGPAELLLERPGGVQEGVITPDGTTLIYRTIRPVTGRDILARRLSGDTTSRLIVGTEASESHIAVSSDGRFLAYQSNESGRAEVFVRSLQGAGARWQVTNDGGASPVWSRDGRKLFYFSGRTIAFARVSTDGGRFAVVSRDTLATGSYFRSPSHRSFDATPDGNQVLALVFAGGDVVPVVVLNWVTELRQKLAR, encoded by the coding sequence ATGCAGACCGACGCACTCGAGCGCGTCACGCGCACACTCGCCGACCGCTACCACGTCGAACGCCTTATCGGCGAAGGCGGGATGGCGACGGTGTATCTCGCGCGCGATCTCAAACACGACCGCGACGTCGCCCTCAAGATCCTGAACCCCGAGCTCGGCGCGGTACTCGGGACGGACCGCTTCCTCGCTGAAATCCGTGTCACGGCCCGGCTTCAGCATCCGAATCTCCTCCCGCTTTTCGACAGCGGCGACGCCGAAGGAATCCTGTTTTACGTGATGCCGTTCGTCGAGGGCGAGTCGCTGCGGGCACGTCTCGAGCGTGAACGACAGCTCCCGCTCGATGAAACGATTCACATCGCCGCCGCGGTGGCAAACGGGCTCGACTACGCCCACGACCACTCCGTCATCCACCGCGACCTCAAGCCCGAGAACATTCTTCTTCAGTCCGGCCAGCCGCTCATTGCCGACTTCGGGATTGCGCTTGCCGTTACCGTCGCCGGTGGCCAACGCGTAACCCAAACCGGCCTCTCGCTCGGCACGCCACAGTACATGTCGCCCGAGCAGGCGACGGGCGACCGTCAGATAGATAGACGCACCGACATCTACTCGCTTGGCGCAGTCGTGTACGAGATGCTCACTGGTGAGCCGCCTCACACGGGCGGAACCGTTCAGGCTATTGTCGCGAAAGTTCTCACCGAGAGGCCGAGGCGTGTGAGGCTCATGCGGCCGAGCGTGCCGGAGCATGTGGAGCAGGCGATCGACTCCGCGCTGGAGAAAGTGCCGGCGGACAGATGGCAGAGCGCCGGAGATTTCGCCGATGCACTGCGCGGGCGCGCGCGGACCCTTCCATCGACGAGTCGCAGCTACAGTGCAGCAGAGGCTTCGGCCTCCGCGCGAACACTCGGGTCGCGGCTGCGTGATCCTATAGTGGTGGCGGCCGTTGCTCTGGCAGTGGCTGCTTCCGGATTCGCCGCGTGGAGCTCGATGAAAAGCGAGCCGCAGGCGTTGTCAGGACCCGTCCGCTTTGCTTTCGCTGCTCCCGAGGAGGTCGCGTCGGTGATCGGAACCCTGGACATCTCGCCGGATGGGCGCAACATCGTCTACCTGGCGAGCGTCGGGGGAATGAACGCGCTTGCACTGCGGTCGCTCGACTCGCTGGCCCCGCGACTGCTCGAGGGTGTTACAGCTCCCGAAAGTCCGACTTTTTCTCCTGACGGCCGGTGGGTCGCATTTCTGTCAGGGTCAGCCTTGAAAAAAATCTCTGTCGATGGCGGTCCAGTCATCACGCTCACGGAATGGACGCGCCCGAGAATCGGCCTCTATGCCATTCGATGGAGCGACGACGGGATCCTCGTCGGATCGGAGCGCGGATTGTTTCTCGTTCCTCCGAGCGGAGGAGAGCCGCGTCTGTTCGCGCCGATCGATTCAGCGCGCGGCGAAACCTTTCGCGCCGGTCCCCAGCCGATTCCCGGCACGCACGCGGTGCTCTTCGCGTCGGGCAGGGCAGCGCCTAGCCCGCCCCGGATCGGGGTTACGATCGTTCCGACCGGAAAGACCAAGGATCTCGGGATTCTCGGATTCAACGCGCTCGGTGTTGTAGCGGGGCACCTCCTGTACCTCGCGAACGAAGTCGTCATGGCCGTTCCCTTCGACCTGAAGAAGCTCGAGACGACGGGAACCCCTGTGCCGGTCCTCGACCGTGTAAATGGAGTCGGACAGATTGCTCTCTCGCAAGCCGGAACGCTCGTGTATCGCATGGGATCGGGAGCGGACCAGCCGTCGCTCGTTTCCCGCGACTCGGTACAGCCATTATTGCCTGTGGGACGCTATACGCACGCCGCGTATTCTCCCGATGGGCGGCGCATCGCCCTGTCGTTACTGGACGGCGACAAGATTGACATTGCAGTGTACGACATCGCGGCGCGATCTCTCACTCGTCTTACAACTGACGGCTCAGGTAACGATCGTCCCGAATGGACTCCGGACGGCACGCGAATCATCTATCGGTCGACGCGTCAGGGCAAAGAGGCACTGTGGTGGCAGCCGGTTGATGGAAGCGGTCCGGCCGAGCTTCTTCTCGAGCGGCCCGGCGGCGTTCAGGAGGGGGTGATTACGCCGGACGGAACGACGCTGATCTATCGCACGATCAGGCCGGTCACGGGTCGCGACATTCTCGCGCGGCGACTATCAGGCGATACGACCAGCCGGCTGATCGTCGGGACCGAAGCCAGTGAGTCGCACATCGCCGTTTCTTCCGATGGGAGATTTCTGGCGTATCAGTCCAACGAATCGGGAAGGGCTGAAGTTTTCGTTCGGTCGCTTCAGGGCGCCGGGGCGCGCTGGCAGGTCACTAACGATGGCGGAGCCAGTCCGGTGTGGTCGCGAGACGGCAGGAAGCTTTTCTATTTCAGCGGGCGAACCATCGCATTCGCGCGTGTTTCGACCGACGGCGGCCGCTTTGCCGTCGTTTCGCGGGACACGCTCGCCACCGGCTCGTACTTTCGTTCGCCCAGCCACCGCTCCTTCGATGCCACGCCCGATGGCAATCAAGTGCTCGCGTTGGTGTTCGCGGGTGGTGATGTCGTTCCCGTTGTTGTCCTCAACTGGGTGACAGAGCTCAGACAGAAGCTCGCTCGTTAG
- a CDS encoding AbrB/MazE/SpoVT family DNA-binding domain-containing protein codes for MVTSVQRWGNSLAIRIPKAFAAQAQLSENTDVDISLEGDKIVVTPARRTWSLRELVGDITPANTHREIHWGERTGKESW; via the coding sequence ATGGTTACTTCGGTTCAACGCTGGGGCAACAGCCTCGCGATTCGAATTCCCAAGGCATTCGCCGCACAGGCGCAGCTCAGCGAAAACACTGACGTCGACATTTCGCTGGAAGGAGACAAAATCGTCGTCACTCCCGCACGCCGCACGTGGAGCCTCCGCGAGCTCGTAGGCGATATTACTCCGGCAAACACACATCGCGAGATCCACTGGGGCGAGCGCACCGGCAAAGAGAGTTGGTGA
- a CDS encoding protein kinase — protein MNLRDQLQAALGTTYTLERELGGGGMSRVFVAIETALGRKVVIKVLAPELAAGVSGERFAREIRLAANLQHPNIVPLHAAGDAGGLPYYTMPFVEGLSLRLRMTSGDPLSVPECVRILRDVARALWYAHDQGVVHRDIKPENVLLSGDAAVVTDFGIAKAVSAAQTAGSGETLTRAGVGIGTPAYMAPEQAFGDPATDRRADIYSFGCLAYELLAGKTPFAGRQSHQLAIAHAMETPAPVESGKPSVPHALAALVTQCLAKNPDERPQSAREIVERLESVAGSSGQHPLPSPVLTRNRLLVGGTIAVVALVIASAVALRNRGGTTAPNVSGRVESLAVLPFENVGGDTANAYFAEGMADELTNALAKIPAIRVAARSSAFTFQGKRVDAREVGRALNVGSVLEGTVRRAGNRLRVSAQLTSASDGLVRWSDSYEREVRDVFSVQDDITRAIVGALRVKLDTGSARAAGARHGTSDLEAYDRYLRGRYAWNKRTPDGLKESIRYFEEAIRRDPAFADAYSGMADAYISLFDYEILPPEEANPRARAAAMRALALDSTLAEAHTSLAHVLLHEWKWDQAEAEFRRALELDPEQAATYHWYALALTSVGKVDQAVAAMKRAEQLDPLSARMSADMGMAYYGARQYDRAIQQEQKTLRLEPQFATSYWIMGMAYEQKGSLAEATAAYQQALKLRPGNPNYLASLARSQALAGRTDEARRVLKGLLDSKEPISPFFIALVYTAMGEKDDAFLWLDRAVSERSGSVRYLKIEPRLDPLRSDPRFDGLLQRVGLKSG, from the coding sequence ATGAACCTGCGTGATCAGCTGCAAGCCGCGCTTGGAACAACGTACACGCTGGAGCGCGAGCTCGGCGGCGGTGGCATGTCACGCGTCTTCGTGGCTATCGAAACTGCGCTCGGCCGGAAGGTGGTCATCAAGGTTCTCGCACCCGAGCTCGCGGCAGGCGTCAGCGGGGAGCGTTTTGCGCGCGAGATTCGTCTTGCCGCCAATCTTCAACATCCGAACATCGTACCCCTCCACGCAGCAGGCGATGCCGGAGGTTTGCCGTACTACACGATGCCGTTTGTGGAGGGCTTGTCGCTCCGCTTGCGCATGACGAGCGGAGACCCGCTCTCAGTTCCCGAATGCGTTCGGATCCTGCGCGACGTGGCCCGCGCCCTATGGTACGCCCACGATCAGGGCGTCGTCCACCGCGATATCAAGCCGGAGAATGTCCTGCTTTCGGGAGACGCCGCAGTCGTGACGGACTTCGGCATTGCCAAAGCGGTGAGCGCGGCACAAACCGCCGGCTCCGGCGAAACGCTTACGAGAGCCGGCGTGGGCATCGGCACACCGGCGTACATGGCTCCCGAGCAGGCCTTCGGCGATCCCGCGACTGACCGGCGCGCAGACATCTACTCGTTCGGCTGTCTCGCGTACGAGCTGCTCGCGGGAAAAACTCCCTTCGCCGGCAGGCAGTCGCATCAGCTTGCAATCGCGCATGCGATGGAGACTCCAGCACCCGTGGAATCGGGGAAGCCGAGTGTGCCTCACGCGCTTGCAGCACTGGTCACGCAATGCCTCGCCAAGAATCCGGACGAGAGGCCACAGTCAGCGCGCGAGATTGTCGAGCGACTGGAATCGGTGGCTGGCTCCTCAGGACAGCACCCGCTGCCGAGTCCTGTGCTCACTCGGAATCGCCTGCTGGTTGGCGGCACCATCGCAGTCGTTGCCCTCGTGATTGCGTCGGCCGTCGCGCTTCGCAATCGCGGTGGAACGACGGCGCCGAATGTATCGGGCCGAGTAGAGTCTCTGGCGGTGCTTCCGTTCGAGAACGTCGGTGGTGATACCGCGAATGCGTACTTTGCCGAAGGGATGGCTGATGAGCTGACGAATGCGCTCGCGAAAATCCCCGCGATTCGAGTGGCAGCCCGCAGCTCGGCGTTCACCTTCCAGGGTAAGCGGGTCGACGCGCGCGAAGTGGGACGCGCGCTCAACGTCGGCTCGGTTCTCGAAGGAACGGTTCGCAGAGCAGGCAACCGTCTGCGCGTGAGCGCTCAGCTCACCAGCGCCAGCGACGGTCTTGTGAGATGGAGCGACAGCTATGAGCGCGAGGTGCGCGATGTCTTCAGTGTTCAGGACGACATAACGCGTGCAATCGTCGGAGCGCTTCGCGTCAAGCTCGACACGGGGTCCGCCCGCGCTGCGGGGGCGCGTCACGGAACCTCCGATCTCGAAGCGTACGATCGGTACCTGCGAGGCCGTTATGCGTGGAACAAGCGAACCCCCGATGGCCTCAAGGAATCGATCCGGTATTTCGAGGAGGCAATCCGCCGCGACCCTGCGTTCGCCGACGCGTATTCAGGAATGGCGGACGCGTATATCAGTCTCTTCGATTACGAAATTCTGCCACCGGAGGAGGCGAACCCGCGCGCGAGAGCGGCAGCAATGCGCGCCCTTGCGCTCGATTCGACGCTGGCCGAGGCGCACACGTCGCTGGCGCATGTGCTGCTTCATGAGTGGAAATGGGATCAAGCCGAGGCGGAGTTCAGGCGCGCGCTGGAGCTCGACCCTGAGCAGGCGGCGACATATCACTGGTACGCGCTGGCGCTCACATCCGTCGGGAAGGTCGATCAGGCCGTAGCGGCGATGAAGCGTGCGGAGCAGCTCGACCCGTTGTCGGCCAGGATGAGCGCGGATATGGGGATGGCTTATTACGGGGCGCGCCAGTACGATCGCGCGATTCAACAGGAGCAGAAGACGCTTCGCCTCGAGCCCCAGTTCGCGACTTCGTACTGGATAATGGGAATGGCGTACGAGCAAAAGGGGTCGCTGGCCGAAGCGACGGCTGCCTACCAGCAGGCGCTCAAGCTGCGGCCGGGAAATCCGAACTACCTCGCGTCGCTTGCGCGGAGTCAGGCGTTGGCCGGAAGGACTGACGAAGCTCGACGCGTGCTGAAGGGGCTGTTGGACTCAAAGGAGCCCATCAGCCCGTTCTTCATCGCGCTTGTTTACACGGCGATGGGAGAAAAGGACGACGCATTTCTGTGGCTCGACAGGGCGGTTTCTGAGCGCTCGGGCTCAGTACGCTATCTCAAGATCGAGCCGCGGCTTGATCCATTGCGGTCTGATCCCCGGTTCGATGGGCTGTTGCAGCGTGTCGGACTGAAAAGCGGATGA
- a CDS encoding type II toxin-antitoxin system Phd/YefM family antitoxin, with product MTRLPATEARIRFAELVNDVAFGGERVVLQRHGKDIAAVVPIEDLALLEELEDRIDLDAARKALRDKEPAIAWGALKRELGLKR from the coding sequence ATGACTCGTCTTCCTGCCACCGAAGCACGGATTCGATTCGCCGAACTGGTTAATGATGTCGCGTTTGGCGGCGAGCGTGTTGTATTGCAGCGGCATGGCAAAGACATCGCCGCCGTTGTGCCAATAGAGGATCTCGCTCTCCTCGAGGAGCTCGAGGACCGCATCGATCTCGACGCGGCTCGTAAAGCGCTTCGCGACAAGGAGCCCGCCATTGCCTGGGGCGCCTTGAAGCGCGAGCTGGGTCTCAAGCGCTAA
- a CDS encoding vanadium-dependent haloperoxidase — protein sequence MYNSIRIIRRIRLSFLSLTADKSIAGSQEIVMHSDRARRFLPFILLTVLLLPAITSAGVVNNVLLHWRDQADKCEDASQTDEYAMMHVAMFEAINAIAGKYTPYTAKIVAAPGSSMDAAAATAAHGILVKLCADQKSAFDSALKSSLALIKDSVSRENGAAVGRQAAAAVLAARANSKADRKDPFMSPATAGVYVPTLRQIGMVWAHQSPWVMKKPDELRPPPPPALKSAAWVRDYNEIKAIGSKGSKARSAEQSDVGMFWAGRDVRLILRQLIGLPGRSLVDDARFLALAEMAWADSYVAMMDGKYAYNLWRPVTAIRSAAMDGNDSTAADSTWVTMIATTPAHPEYPCGHCLSAAAVGTVIDQEFGKKMPPIVVDQEKTMLRRYHSAQEYIDEVSESRIMAGVHYRFSADAGKAMGVSIGKLAVQRYFRPVKVAGRQ from the coding sequence ATGTACAATTCGATCCGGATAATCCGCCGAATCCGTTTGAGCTTTCTCTCATTGACGGCAGATAAGAGCATTGCCGGTAGTCAGGAGATAGTCATGCACTCCGATCGTGCCCGCCGATTCCTACCGTTCATACTTCTCACAGTTTTGCTCCTCCCGGCAATCACGTCCGCCGGAGTGGTGAACAACGTGCTCCTCCATTGGCGCGATCAGGCTGACAAGTGCGAAGACGCATCGCAGACCGACGAATACGCGATGATGCATGTCGCGATGTTCGAGGCAATCAACGCGATAGCCGGCAAGTACACGCCGTACACCGCAAAGATAGTCGCCGCTCCCGGCAGCTCGATGGACGCTGCGGCGGCGACCGCCGCCCACGGTATTCTCGTCAAACTTTGCGCGGACCAGAAATCGGCGTTCGATTCCGCATTAAAGTCTTCACTTGCCCTGATCAAGGACAGCGTTTCGCGAGAGAACGGAGCTGCGGTGGGACGACAGGCAGCTGCGGCAGTTCTCGCCGCCCGGGCAAATTCGAAGGCCGACAGAAAGGATCCGTTCATGTCGCCTGCAACCGCAGGGGTCTATGTGCCGACACTTCGTCAGATCGGAATGGTCTGGGCACATCAGAGCCCCTGGGTGATGAAGAAGCCGGATGAGCTCAGGCCCCCGCCTCCACCGGCGCTCAAGAGTGCGGCATGGGTGCGCGACTACAACGAGATCAAGGCGATTGGCTCCAAGGGGAGCAAGGCCCGAAGCGCCGAGCAGAGCGACGTCGGAATGTTCTGGGCGGGACGTGACGTGCGACTCATTCTGCGGCAGCTCATTGGATTACCAGGGCGGAGCCTGGTGGACGATGCACGTTTCCTGGCCCTGGCGGAGATGGCGTGGGCTGATTCATACGTCGCTATGATGGACGGCAAGTACGCGTACAACCTGTGGCGTCCGGTTACGGCCATCCGAAGTGCCGCGATGGATGGTAACGATTCGACCGCCGCCGATTCGACGTGGGTAACGATGATCGCAACGACTCCGGCACATCCGGAGTATCCGTGTGGCCACTGCCTTTCAGCGGCAGCGGTGGGGACGGTGATCGATCAGGAATTCGGGAAGAAAATGCCGCCGATCGTCGTCGACCAGGAGAAGACGATGCTCCGCAGATATCACTCGGCGCAGGAATACATCGATGAAGTTTCCGAGTCCCGCATCATGGCCGGAGTGCATTATCGCTTTTCGGCGGATGCGGGGAAGGCGATGGGAGTGTCGATCGGGAAACTTGCGGTGCAGAGGTATTTCAGGCCGGTGAAGGTTGCTGGCAGGCAGTGA
- a CDS encoding dodecin family protein, whose protein sequence is MAESVYKVIELIGTSTESWEKAAAAALRRAGKTVRELRVAEVSQLDVQMRDGKIETYRAKVKVSFKYEPGNKD, encoded by the coding sequence ATGGCAGAAAGCGTTTACAAAGTGATCGAGCTGATTGGCACGAGCACTGAATCGTGGGAAAAAGCAGCAGCTGCCGCGCTCAGACGGGCGGGGAAGACAGTGAGAGAGCTGAGAGTCGCCGAAGTTTCTCAGCTCGACGTGCAGATGCGGGACGGCAAGATCGAGACTTACCGCGCGAAGGTGAAGGTCTCATTCAAGTACGAGCCGGGTAACAAGGACTAG
- the mazF gene encoding endoribonuclease MazF, which yields MKPPAKSRPYVPERGDAVWLTFDPAGHEQAGRRPAVVLSPRAYNGRSGLALLCPVTNQIKGYPFEVILPEGLPVAGAVLADQVRSLDWQARRSTRICSLPADTMDEVLGKLEPLLQR from the coding sequence GTGAAGCCCCCTGCGAAATCGCGCCCGTACGTGCCCGAGCGCGGAGATGCGGTCTGGCTGACGTTCGATCCTGCGGGTCATGAGCAGGCGGGACGGCGGCCCGCAGTCGTCCTGTCGCCGCGCGCATACAATGGTCGCAGTGGGCTCGCACTTCTCTGCCCCGTAACAAATCAGATCAAAGGCTATCCCTTCGAGGTAATACTCCCCGAAGGACTACCCGTGGCCGGTGCCGTTCTCGCGGATCAGGTTCGAAGTCTCGACTGGCAGGCGCGACGCTCAACCCGAATATGCTCGCTCCCCGCAGACACGATGGACGAGGTCCTGGGAAAACTGGAGCCGCTGCTACAGCGGTAG